In Fodinibius salicampi, the sequence TATCAGTATTTAAATATTATAGCGTTTTTCTGGTCGTACTGGCAATTGCAGCTATTTCCTGCCAATCACAGAATGAAATGGATCGTATGGTTATTCAAAATGTAACCGGTTATACCTTCTATGAGGATACCCTCCGTGAATTTTCAGCCATAGCTTTTGAAGAAGGGAAAGTAGTAGATGTTTATACTGATACATCTTTTAATGACAGTGGAGATATTAAAATAATTGATGGCCAAGGAAGGGTAATGCTGCCCGGTCTTATTGATGCCCATGCCCATGTAATGGGGTTGGGCTTCCAACAGATACACGTGAATTTAGCAGGTACCCCTTCCCTTAAAGAGGCTTTGAGACAGGTTGAAGAATATGCATCTGACTATCCCGATCTGAACTGGATTGAAGGGCGGGGATGGAACCATACACACTGGGATATCAATCGGTTCCCAACAGCCGAAGAGCTTGATAAAATTGAAAATGAACGCCCTGTCTGGTTGACTAGAGTTGACGGCCATGCCGGATGGGCCAACAGCAAGGCAATGGAATTGGCCGGAATTACCGCTGAGACCGAAGCACCCCAGGGAGGAGAGATTATACGCGATGAAAATGGAGAGCCAACGGGTATCTTTGTGGATGCTGCCATGGATCTTATAACTTCTGAAATTCCGGAGCCCACTACCCGTGAACGGAAATTGGCTTTTAATAATGCGCTTCAACAGATGCGCAGCCATGGTTTAACAAGCGTTCATGATGCAGGCATTGGCATAAGAGATTGGCAGCTTTATAAATCGGTAGCAGACTCGGGCCGTCTTACGACTCGTATCTATGCAATGATTTCTGGGACAGGCGCTACCTTTGATACGTTGGCACAAAAGGGACCTATACCGTCTTATAAGCAGGATATGCTGGCATTGCAAAGTGTAAAGATCTATGCTGACGGTGCTCTTGGCAGCCGGGGAGCTGCAATGATTAATCCTTATAGTGATGATCCGGATAACAGGGGATTGCTTTTTGCTTCTGAGGAAGAGATGACCAATAAGATTTTAAAAACGGCCTCGGCAGGTTATCAAACGAATGTGCATGCTATAGGCGACCGGGCCAACAGGGTGGTATTAAATACGTTTGAATCTGTAAAAGATAGCTTAGGCAATCAGGGGCTTCGCCATCGCATTGAGCATGTCCAGATTGTTTCAGAGAAGGATATTCCTCGTTTTAAATCGCTTGATATCATCGCTTCCATGCAACCCACTCATGCCACCAGTGACTTGAATATGGCTGAAGATCGGGTGGGCTCCGAGCGCATCAAGGGAGGTTATGCGTGGAAAACGTTTATTGATCAGGGAACAGTCGTGGCCTTTGGATCTGACTTTCCTGTTGAGGATGTAAATCCTTTTTATGGCTTGTATTCAGCTGTAACTCGACAAACCCAGGAGGGAGAACCGGAGGGTGGCTGGTATCCCGGAGAACGAGTAAGTCGGGCACAGGCCTTGCGGTCATTTACGCTCGATGCTGCCTACGCGGCTCACCAGGAGAAAGTGCTTGGAAGCCTTGAGCCGGGGAAATGGGCAGATTTTATTTTGATTGATCGCGACTTTTTTGAGATTCCTGATCAGGAAATTTGGCAAACTGAGGTTCTCGAAAGCTGGGTCGCTGGCCAAAAGATATATTCTAAAGCTGATTAATATAGATACACAGAAGTAATTTGAGTTATGGAGATTAGGGTAGCACAGCTGAATCCGATTATAGGCGATATACAAGGAAATGAGCAAAAAATTGTTCAGACTCTTATGGCCGCCCAGCAGGATAATATAGATCTTTTGGTTTTGCCGGAAATGGTTACTTGTGGATATCCGCCAATGGATCTGTTGGAATATCCTTCTTTTTTGCAGGAATTATATAAAATGAACAACCGACTTGCCGGCAAAGTAGAGAATACAGTCCTTATATTAGGAACGGTAACGCCTAATCACACTGGTAGAGGACGAAAATGTTATAATAGTGCTTTGGTATTGTATCAAGGGAAAGTAATGGCGGAAATTCATAAAGCGCTTTTACCTACATATGATGTGTTTGATGAACACCGCTATTTTGAGCCGGGAAGGTCTTTTGAGTGTATAGAACTTTTTGGAGAAAAGCTGGGTATAACTATTTGCGAAGATATTTGGTACAACTACAGTGAACCGCAATATTTAACTTATGATTTAAATCCGGCCAGGGAGCTTGCAGATAAAGGAGCAGAAATTATTTTAAATATTTCTGCTTCGCCCTATACACGAAATAAGCCAGTAGGCAGAGAAAGGATGCTTAGGAAGCAGGTAGATAACCTAAAGTTGCCGATCCTTTATGCTAACCAGGTAGGTGGCAATACAGAGCTCATATCCGACGGCGATTCTCTTGCAATGGACCAAAATGGTAATGTTAAGAAGCGATGTACCTTATTTGAAGAGGATGCTATCGATATTAACTGGGAGGGGGAGGGAAGTTCTTTGCAAGTAAAAAATGATGTAAAGACTAATACTCCTTCGTTGCCGGAACAGCAGTTCAAAGGACTTGTAACAGGTCTTCGCGACTATCTCCAAAAAACAGAAGTAGCTGATAAAGTAGTTTTAGGATTAAGCGGCGGTATTGATTCATCCTTGGTAGCCTGTATCGCAAGGGAAGCCCTGGGAGATGATAAGGTGATTGGAATTACCATGCCATCAGAGTTTTCATCCACCGGAAGCGTTACCGATTCTGAAGAACTTGCCAATAATTTAGGTATTGGCCTCCATGAAATAGCTATAAAAGATACTTATGATTCTTTTAATGATACCTTGGCGCCACTGTTTCAGGATACTTCTTTCGGGGTTGCTGAAGAAAATTTACAGCCGCGAATCAGAGGCACTTTGTTGATGGCTTATTCAAATAAATTTGGTCATATGCTGTTGAATACTGGAAATAAGTCGGAACTCGCAACGGGTTTTTGTACCTTGTACGGTGATATGGCCGGAGGACTTAGCGTAATTGGGGACCTATATAAACAAGAAGTATATGCGATGGCTCATTGGCTTAATAATGAGTATTACAACGATGAAATTATTCCACAGTCAGTTCTGAATAAACCGCCAAGTGCTGAATTGCGTCCGGATCAAAAAGACGCAGATTCTCTGCCCGACTATGAAGTGCTGGATGCTATTTTACAGGCCTATATCGAGGAGCAAAAAACGATTGATGAAATTATTGCTCAAAATTTTGAAAAAGAAACAGTAAATCGCATATTAGGACTTGTGGATCAGATGGAATATAAGCGTGCACAGGCGGCTCCCGTGCTCAAACTAAGTTCTAAATCTTTTGGGTCTGGTAGACGCTGGCCTTTGGTTCAGCGGTGGACCCAAAACAGATCTTAGCGATAGGAATATCGCTAACGAGTTTATGTACAAAAGTTTTTATCAAATAATATATCAACATTTCTATGCAACCTAAGTTATTTTTAATATTTGTTCTCTCATTTTTAGTGACATCTTCTGCTATTGGACAAGAGGCGAATACAACCAATATTAAATTAGAAGTTTCATCTTTATCCTCGGAGCGGCTTCCCTATAATAATCCGATGGAAGACAAGGATACTGAGACAGACAGTATTAATACAAATGATATAAAACCGGGGAGCCTGGAAGAGGATGTAATGCAGCGGATGGCCGGGATTTATGAAATCCATTATAAAGCCATGTATGCTCAGCTCAATCAAAATCCGCTACAGGCCGAGAAATTTATTACTGATGCCTTGAATGAATTGCAGGGACTGTTGGATCGTTATCCGGAAGTTCAATCAAACAGACGGTTTAGTGAACTCTATCGGTCGGTTATGACAGAATATCGTGAGTTTTATGGCATTACTCCGGAAGAAACCGAAGCTCAGGGAGAGATATTTGCGATCCAGCAAGAGCTTTTTGCTGAAGAGCATGACTGGATGAATAAAGATTACTCCTTGCCAGATAATATTTCCATCAATAGAACAGAGGTACCCTTACTGCAGAACGATAAGGTGAACAGGTATTTAACGTATTTTTCTCTGGAACGTCCTGAAGTGATGGAAAAATGGCTCAACCGTTCTGACAAGTACTTTCCGATGATGAAAAGAATTTTTGAAGAAGAAGGGGTGCCAACAGAACTTATCCACTTGTCTATGATTGAGAGCGGATTGAATCCTACTGCCAAAAGTTGGGCCTCGGCTGTAGGAATGTGGCAGTTTATTCGTTCAACAGGATCAATGTATGGGCTTGAGGTGAACTGGTGGATTGATGAGCGACAAGATCCTGAAAAGGCAACACGGGCGGCAGCTCAGCATTTAAAGGATCTGTATGATGTTTGGGGCGACTGGCACTTGGCTTTGGCCGGCTATAATATCAGTCAACGGGGACTTAAGCGTGCTATTCGGCGTTCCGGTGGTGAAAAAGACTATTGGACAGCAGCTTCCTATTTACCGCGTGAGACAAGAAATTATGTTC encodes:
- a CDS encoding amidohydrolase, which codes for MLSVFKYYSVFLVVLAIAAISCQSQNEMDRMVIQNVTGYTFYEDTLREFSAIAFEEGKVVDVYTDTSFNDSGDIKIIDGQGRVMLPGLIDAHAHVMGLGFQQIHVNLAGTPSLKEALRQVEEYASDYPDLNWIEGRGWNHTHWDINRFPTAEELDKIENERPVWLTRVDGHAGWANSKAMELAGITAETEAPQGGEIIRDENGEPTGIFVDAAMDLITSEIPEPTTRERKLAFNNALQQMRSHGLTSVHDAGIGIRDWQLYKSVADSGRLTTRIYAMISGTGATFDTLAQKGPIPSYKQDMLALQSVKIYADGALGSRGAAMINPYSDDPDNRGLLFASEEEMTNKILKTASAGYQTNVHAIGDRANRVVLNTFESVKDSLGNQGLRHRIEHVQIVSEKDIPRFKSLDIIASMQPTHATSDLNMAEDRVGSERIKGGYAWKTFIDQGTVVAFGSDFPVEDVNPFYGLYSAVTRQTQEGEPEGGWYPGERVSRAQALRSFTLDAAYAAHQEKVLGSLEPGKWADFILIDRDFFEIPDQEIWQTEVLESWVAGQKIYSKAD
- a CDS encoding NAD+ synthase codes for the protein MEIRVAQLNPIIGDIQGNEQKIVQTLMAAQQDNIDLLVLPEMVTCGYPPMDLLEYPSFLQELYKMNNRLAGKVENTVLILGTVTPNHTGRGRKCYNSALVLYQGKVMAEIHKALLPTYDVFDEHRYFEPGRSFECIELFGEKLGITICEDIWYNYSEPQYLTYDLNPARELADKGAEIILNISASPYTRNKPVGRERMLRKQVDNLKLPILYANQVGGNTELISDGDSLAMDQNGNVKKRCTLFEEDAIDINWEGEGSSLQVKNDVKTNTPSLPEQQFKGLVTGLRDYLQKTEVADKVVLGLSGGIDSSLVACIAREALGDDKVIGITMPSEFSSTGSVTDSEELANNLGIGLHEIAIKDTYDSFNDTLAPLFQDTSFGVAEENLQPRIRGTLLMAYSNKFGHMLLNTGNKSELATGFCTLYGDMAGGLSVIGDLYKQEVYAMAHWLNNEYYNDEIIPQSVLNKPPSAELRPDQKDADSLPDYEVLDAILQAYIEEQKTIDEIIAQNFEKETVNRILGLVDQMEYKRAQAAPVLKLSSKSFGSGRRWPLVQRWTQNRS
- a CDS encoding LysM peptidoglycan-binding domain-containing protein, with product MQPKLFLIFVLSFLVTSSAIGQEANTTNIKLEVSSLSSERLPYNNPMEDKDTETDSINTNDIKPGSLEEDVMQRMAGIYEIHYKAMYAQLNQNPLQAEKFITDALNELQGLLDRYPEVQSNRRFSELYRSVMTEYREFYGITPEETEAQGEIFAIQQELFAEEHDWMNKDYSLPDNISINRTEVPLLQNDKVNRYLTYFSLERPEVMEKWLNRSDKYFPMMKRIFEEEGVPTELIHLSMIESGLNPTAKSWASAVGMWQFIRSTGSMYGLEVNWWIDERQDPEKATRAAAQHLKDLYDVWGDWHLALAGYNISQRGLKRAIRRSGGEKDYWTAASYLPRETRNYVPTYLAATMIGMNPQEFGFEKQYSGDSYDYEVFRVDPLMPLETLADAAGISLDKLKEYNPELLRWATPPGDKYPLKLPVGAYDTFAANYDDIPKDERSSHIAMHTVSSGENLGYIARKYGTSVRALYETNEKLSSTIYPGQKIVVPLPGGSKNKIASNRPTNTSKRNTSEKAQSSSSSQSNSQTDAGSDKAKVQYTIKKGDTIGHIAEWFDVTASQIRRWNNVTSYIRPGNNLDIYVDNSKKSYYLKIKEMPFDKKQEIELKQRRNEDITLASLVNTDGEYTVQPNDTLIDIANKHGVSVSKIRELNGINGNRIYAGQTLKIGSPE